In a genomic window of Thiosocius teredinicola:
- a CDS encoding glycosyltransferase, giving the protein MRILKISDVYFPRVNGVSTSIRTFAHELQHQGHSVTLIAPQYPSELEDEFEILRVPSRYLFVDPEDRLMRRGPLRRRVAELRAREFDIIHVHTPFAAHYEGIWLGKKLGLPVVETYHTYFEEYLDKYLPWLPRKALRYAARRFSRSQCADVDSMVVPTQPMLDVLRGYGIDTPAEVIPTGIPAGAFSNGDGSRFRSRHQIEADRKVMLYVGRVAHEKNLDFLLRVVDRVRKTIPKALLVIAGEGPATKHLHKMRDALGLRDHVRFVGYLARDTDLPDCYAAGDAFTFASRTETQGLVLLEAMQAGTPVVSTAVMGTAEVMRDRRGGLVAEEDIGDFAAKVERLFTDARLRGELQDQAVAKALEWSAPSTTERMLSLYQKCIAARAEGSVVQLGSQ; this is encoded by the coding sequence ATGCGAATCCTGAAAATCTCCGACGTGTACTTTCCGCGCGTCAATGGCGTTTCCACATCGATCCGAACCTTCGCCCACGAATTGCAGCACCAGGGACACAGCGTGACCCTGATCGCGCCGCAGTACCCGAGCGAGCTGGAGGACGAGTTCGAGATTCTGCGCGTGCCGTCGCGCTACCTGTTCGTCGACCCGGAAGACCGCCTGATGCGACGCGGCCCACTACGCCGCCGGGTGGCCGAGCTGCGGGCGCGCGAGTTTGACATCATCCATGTCCACACACCGTTCGCCGCTCACTACGAGGGCATCTGGCTGGGGAAGAAACTCGGCCTGCCGGTGGTCGAGACCTATCACACCTATTTCGAGGAATACCTCGACAAGTACCTGCCGTGGCTGCCGCGCAAGGCACTGCGCTATGCCGCGCGACGTTTCTCGCGCAGCCAGTGCGCCGATGTCGATTCGATGGTCGTGCCGACGCAACCCATGCTCGACGTACTGCGCGGATACGGCATCGACACCCCCGCCGAGGTCATACCGACCGGCATCCCGGCCGGGGCATTCAGCAATGGTGACGGCAGCCGGTTCCGCTCACGCCACCAGATCGAGGCCGATCGCAAGGTCATGCTGTACGTCGGCCGGGTGGCGCACGAGAAGAACCTCGACTTTCTGTTGCGCGTCGTCGACCGGGTGCGCAAGACAATCCCGAAAGCGCTGTTGGTGATCGCCGGCGAAGGCCCCGCAACCAAACACCTGCACAAAATGCGTGACGCACTCGGTCTACGCGATCATGTGCGCTTCGTCGGCTACCTGGCGCGCGATACCGATCTGCCCGATTGCTATGCGGCCGGCGACGCGTTCACGTTCGCTTCGCGCACCGAGACGCAGGGCTTGGTGCTGCTCGAGGCCATGCAGGCCGGCACACCTGTGGTTTCGACCGCGGTCATGGGCACTGCAGAGGTGATGCGTGACCGACGTGGCGGGCTGGTGGCCGAAGAAGACATCGGCGATTTCGCCGCCAAGGTCGAGCGCCTGTTTACCGATGCCCGCCTGCGCGGCGAGCTGCAAGATCAGGCGGTCGCAAAGGCCCTGGAATGGAGCGCCCCATCGACCACCGAGCGCATGCTGTCGCTTTACCAGAAGTGCATTGCAGCGCGCGCCGAAGGCAGCGTCGTGCAACTCGGCTCGCAGTGA
- a CDS encoding MFS transporter yields MTQTTDSAAQMRISYILLASTLTVMAGATMAPALPEMHKAFADVPHAELLVKSVVGLPGLVVAVTAPLIGYLFKRVRKATVLLGATLLYGLCGGSGYFLEDSLGAILIGRIGLGIAVAGIAVASMTLIADHYAPEQRARYLGLKAAFTGFGGVLFMFLGGVLADIEWTFAFLLYFAAILLVPGLWRYVDEPHGQSPGNLPQRDNPPTTNRRWFYAVYLMAIVEIVALYMVPLHLPFYLQGQSVGQIGGGASEVGSYIAIMLLAMALVASVYARLRRLADPFALQAAGLLLLAVGIGSAVTTQTTATLVIALAVVGSGLGIMRPNLANFIIGITPPAERGRVMGKVTTSYFLGQFIAPLATQPLVSNLGYPPAFVIASTVLVVVALSCLLLRLRYPATALAFSAAGKR; encoded by the coding sequence ATGACTCAAACGACCGACTCCGCCGCGCAGATGCGCATCAGCTATATCCTGCTGGCCAGCACCCTGACGGTCATGGCCGGCGCCACCATGGCGCCCGCCTTGCCCGAGATGCACAAGGCGTTCGCCGATGTGCCGCATGCCGAGTTGCTGGTCAAATCGGTGGTCGGCCTACCGGGGCTCGTCGTCGCCGTGACGGCACCGCTGATCGGCTACCTGTTCAAGCGGGTGCGCAAAGCGACCGTGCTGCTCGGTGCCACCCTGCTCTACGGCCTGTGCGGCGGCTCAGGTTATTTTCTCGAAGACAGCCTCGGAGCCATCCTGATCGGGCGGATCGGCCTGGGCATCGCTGTGGCCGGCATCGCGGTGGCGAGCATGACCCTGATCGCCGACCACTACGCCCCCGAACAGCGCGCCCGCTATCTCGGCCTGAAGGCGGCATTCACCGGTTTCGGTGGCGTGCTGTTCATGTTTCTCGGCGGCGTGCTCGCCGATATCGAATGGACCTTTGCGTTCTTGCTGTACTTCGCTGCCATATTGTTGGTGCCGGGTCTGTGGCGTTACGTCGATGAGCCGCATGGGCAAAGTCCGGGCAACCTACCGCAGCGGGACAATCCACCGACGACCAACAGAAGATGGTTTTACGCCGTGTACCTGATGGCCATCGTTGAGATCGTCGCCCTGTACATGGTGCCGCTGCATCTCCCGTTCTACCTGCAGGGCCAGTCGGTCGGCCAGATCGGCGGCGGTGCCAGCGAAGTCGGCAGCTACATCGCGATCATGCTGTTGGCGATGGCACTGGTCGCCAGCGTCTACGCCCGGCTACGTCGCCTCGCCGATCCGTTCGCACTGCAGGCGGCCGGCCTGCTGCTGCTCGCCGTGGGCATCGGATCAGCGGTAACGACACAGACGACCGCGACCCTGGTGATCGCCCTCGCGGTCGTCGGCAGCGGCCTGGGTATCATGCGACCCAACCTGGCGAACTTCATCATCGGTATAACGCCGCCGGCCGAACGCGGTCGCGTGATGGGCAAGGTCACCACCAGTTACTTTCTCGGCCAGTTCATCGCACCGCTCGCAACGCAGCCGTTGGTCAGCAATTTAGGCTACCCGCCGGCCTTCGTCATTGCGTCGACCGTATTGGTGGTCGTGGCGCTGAGCTGCCTGCTGCTGCGATTACGCTACCCGGCAACGGCACTCGCCTTCAGCGCCGCGGGCAAACGTTGA
- a CDS encoding Fe2+-dependent dioxygenase, whose amino-acid sequence MLIEIPELLNSAQVEKIHELLAGASFVDGKLTAGMAAAKVKNNEELAMQPDLLQRLYRVVMASVGHNATFRNAALPAKVADFIFARYQPGMHYGDHVDDPIMGQGPKFRTDVSMTIFLNDPASYDGGELVIRTPFGDQQVKLPAGHAVVYPSASVHRVADVTRGERLVALTWIQSFVRDAAKRELLYELNESREHLLRADPESDVTKNVDRSYVNLLRMWADV is encoded by the coding sequence ATGCTGATTGAGATTCCCGAGCTGTTGAACAGTGCCCAGGTAGAGAAGATTCACGAATTGCTCGCCGGGGCATCGTTCGTCGACGGCAAACTGACGGCCGGCATGGCTGCGGCCAAGGTCAAGAACAATGAAGAGCTGGCGATGCAGCCGGACCTGTTGCAGCGCCTGTATCGCGTGGTGATGGCCAGCGTGGGGCATAACGCGACTTTTCGCAACGCCGCACTGCCGGCCAAGGTGGCCGATTTCATCTTTGCGCGGTATCAACCGGGTATGCACTATGGTGACCACGTCGACGATCCGATCATGGGGCAGGGGCCGAAGTTTCGTACCGACGTGTCGATGACCATTTTTTTGAACGACCCGGCGAGCTACGATGGTGGCGAGTTGGTAATCCGTACGCCGTTCGGCGATCAGCAGGTCAAGCTGCCCGCGGGGCATGCCGTGGTCTATCCTTCCGCCAGCGTGCACCGCGTGGCCGACGTCACGCGCGGCGAACGCCTGGTGGCGTTGACCTGGATCCAGAGTTTCGTGCGCGATGCCGCCAAGCGTGAGTTGCTGTACGAGCTCAATGAATCGCGAGAGCATTTGTTGCGCGCCGACCCGGAAAGCGACGTGACCAAAAATGTCGACCGTTCCTACGTGAATCTGCTGCGGATGTGGGCCGACGTTTAG
- the dhbA gene encoding 2,3-dihydro-2,3-dihydroxybenzoate dehydrogenase — protein MYQEFNNKTAVVSGAAQGIGKAVVQRLRQFGARVAELDIRFDDTPDAERFAVDVADAGAVTQAIGTIEARLGPIDYLVSSAGILRMGPLLDAPAEDWLATLAVNATGTFNLAREVGRRMRQRRQGAMVAVGSNAANVPRIAMGSYAASKAAMTQMMKCLGLELAEFNVRCNVVAPGSTDTEMQRQLWRDGSGAEQVIKGSLENHRLGIPLRRIAQPAQIADLVVFLLSDSAAHITLENIIVDGGATLGC, from the coding sequence ATGTATCAGGAATTCAACAACAAGACCGCTGTGGTCAGCGGCGCTGCCCAGGGCATCGGCAAAGCGGTCGTGCAACGCCTGCGCCAGTTTGGGGCACGTGTTGCCGAGCTGGATATCCGGTTCGACGACACCCCCGATGCGGAACGCTTCGCCGTCGATGTCGCCGATGCCGGCGCGGTAACGCAGGCTATCGGCACGATTGAAGCACGCCTCGGGCCGATCGATTACCTGGTCAGCTCTGCCGGCATCCTGCGGATGGGGCCACTGCTCGACGCGCCGGCCGAAGACTGGCTGGCAACGCTGGCGGTCAACGCCACCGGCACGTTCAACCTCGCCCGCGAAGTCGGGCGCAGAATGCGTCAGCGGCGACAAGGCGCGATGGTCGCCGTCGGCTCGAACGCGGCAAACGTTCCCCGCATCGCGATGGGCAGCTATGCGGCATCAAAGGCTGCGATGACGCAGATGATGAAGTGCCTCGGTCTCGAACTGGCCGAGTTCAATGTTCGCTGCAATGTCGTCGCACCCGGTTCGACCGACACCGAGATGCAGCGCCAGCTATGGCGTGACGGCTCGGGCGCCGAACAGGTCATCAAGGGCTCATTGGAAAACCATCGCCTGGGCATTCCGTTACGCCGCATCGCGCAACCGGCGCAGATAGCCGACCTTGTCGTGTTTTTGCTCTCCGACAGCGCTGCCCACATCACCCTGGAAAACATCATCGTCGACGGCGGTGCCACGCTGGGCTGCTAG
- a CDS encoding helix-turn-helix domain-containing protein: MQYQHKSHAPIYVSDMRALSEAVGLPHNISVDVQQPVMNGRWTYQSHTGGLSAHCVQVTELCDLSNASELPAGISFNLVFDGEVDFSLSGRRHRMTASGQSGACCSAIVLGRPEILTRYLRTGQHVHKINLFVTREWLEARCATGQAVDDLASLFRSHGRVVAWRPPTSLLRMAAQFARERPDAERLASSLAFEQAAISLLSAFLDELQGQLGQAASQAPAMRVADAGASRLKQRIDDCLSQCHTLQEIAASLGMSSSTLQRRFKGSYGTTVIDYIRQRRLEIARYALAVQGVSIGEAAYLAGYKHPSNFVTAFKKHFAVTPAQLVKSHRQP, encoded by the coding sequence ATGCAGTATCAGCACAAATCGCATGCGCCAATCTATGTCAGCGACATGCGCGCGCTTAGCGAGGCGGTCGGTTTGCCGCACAACATCAGCGTGGATGTGCAACAGCCGGTCATGAACGGCCGTTGGACTTACCAGAGCCACACCGGTGGTTTGTCGGCGCATTGCGTGCAGGTCACCGAGCTTTGCGATCTGAGCAACGCGTCAGAACTGCCCGCTGGAATCAGCTTCAACCTGGTTTTCGATGGAGAAGTCGATTTCTCGTTGAGTGGTCGCCGTCACCGTATGACGGCCTCGGGTCAATCGGGTGCTTGCTGCTCGGCCATTGTATTGGGACGGCCGGAAATTCTGACGCGCTACCTGCGAACCGGTCAGCATGTACACAAGATCAATCTCTTCGTGACCCGCGAATGGCTGGAGGCCCGTTGCGCGACGGGCCAGGCCGTGGATGATCTGGCCTCGCTGTTCCGCAGCCATGGTCGTGTTGTCGCCTGGCGACCGCCAACGTCGCTGCTGCGCATGGCAGCGCAGTTCGCGCGGGAACGGCCGGATGCGGAACGCTTGGCATCCTCGCTCGCATTCGAACAGGCGGCTATCTCTCTGTTGAGTGCCTTCCTCGATGAACTTCAGGGACAGTTGGGGCAGGCGGCATCGCAGGCGCCCGCCATGCGGGTGGCCGATGCGGGGGCGAGCCGCCTCAAGCAGCGTATCGACGACTGCCTGTCGCAATGCCATACCCTGCAGGAGATTGCGGCATCGTTGGGCATGAGCAGCAGCACGCTGCAACGCCGCTTCAAGGGGTCATACGGGACCACCGTGATCGACTACATCCGTCAACGGCGGCTGGAGATCGCACGTTACGCCCTGGCTGTTCAAGGTGTCAGCATTGGCGAGGCGGCGTACCTGGCCGGCTACAAGCATCCGTCGAATTTCGTCACCGCGTTCAAAAAGCACTTCGCCGTTACCCCGGCACAGTTGGTCAAGTCGCATCGCCAGCCGTGA